The following is a genomic window from Armatimonadota bacterium.
ATGCTGTATCAACATCTTTTTGGAATTGTAACGACAAGATGGTCGAGACCGCCAGAAATGCCCTAATATCAGATACTATTAGGCCAAGTTTTTGAGATGGCACCGATATCTTTCCGGACAGTATCCACTCAAGGCGAAGGTGGATTTGATCCAGCTGGCGCAGACCATATTCAAGTTCATCAACATTCATCATTCCAGTGCAGTAGCTATCAACTATTTAGTTTTCCAATAGACAGTAACGACTGTGCCGTCCATCTCCAAGACGACTGCCATACCGTTGCTCTTGTCCCAGAAGACAGTACGCCCAGCACGGCCGGGAACTGACTCTCCTTGATTTATGGCCTCTTCAACGGCGGAAGGATAGATGCCTCGGGCCTGCATTTGATCGAAAGCATGTCCAGTGTACCTTCTGCCGAAGACTTCGCCTGGCAGGTTCTGTCCGGCGGGTATGGCACGCTCCCTGTGGCCGCGGACGCCTACTGGTGATCTTGGGCTTACATCATCGCCAATTCTAAAAGCTTCATGGCCAGCGCCGAAGAACTTCTTTCCACCCCTTGCCGCTTTTCCCGCCGCTCCTATCAGCGGCAGGTCAGAAAGGCCGCTAAGAACTCGGTCGCAGTCGGAGATCGGCCTGCCGCGACCGTCTCTGCCGTAGCCGGCCATCAGCAGCCCGGAG
Proteins encoded in this region:
- a CDS encoding DUF4258 domain-containing protein codes for the protein LAGATNEDFSRREFNGNLAAKGFAQADVAGEIGGFVLESAPGSGLLMAGYGRDGRGRPISDCDRVLSGLSDLPLIGAAGKAARGGKKFFGAGHEAFRIGDDVSPRSPVGVRGHRERAIPAGQNLPGEVFGRRYTGHAFDQMQARGIYPSAVEEAINQGESVPGRAGRTVFWDKSNGMAVVLEMDGTVVTVYWKTK